The Erythrobacter sp. genome segment CCATCGGCGAAGCCCTCGATAGCGAGGTCTGCTCGGTCTACCTCCTGCGCGAGGGGATGCTGGAGCTTTACGCCACGCGCGGGCTGAACCAGGCCGCCGTCCATGTCACCAGGCTGGGGGTGGGCGAAGGGCTGACCGGCACCATTGCGCAGAATATCGAGACGCTCAATCTCGACGAAGCCACCGCGCATCCCGAATTCCAGTACCGGCCCGAAACCGGCGAGGAGAAGTTCCATTCCTTCGCCGGGGTGCCGATCGTCAGGCGCGAACGGGCCATCGGCGTCCTCACCGTCCAGCATGTCGAGTCGCGCCGCTACGAAGAAGTCGAGATCGAGGCCCTGCAGACAGTGGCGATGGTGCTCGCCGAACTGATCTACAGCGCCGGGCTGGTCGATGGCGAGGTTCTCAACGGCGCAGCCTCCGAGGCGCTTACCGGACAGCTGGTTTGCGACGGGCTGAAGCTGGTGGCCGGGCTGGCCATTGGCGAGGCGGTGTTCCACCAGCCGCGCATCCAGATCGAGCAGACAGTCGCCGAAGATACCGAGGCCGAGCGCCAGCGTGTCTATCTCGCCTTCGACAAGATGCGCGAACAGATCGATAATATGGCCAATCTGGCTGAATTCGGCGCAGGTGAGGAACACGAGCAGGTCCTCGCGACCTACAAGATGTTCGCTTACGACGAAGGCTGGAGCCGCCGTATCAACGAAGCGATCGATTCCGGCCTCACCGCCGAGGCCGCGATCGAGCGGGTGCAGCAACGCACCCGGATGCGGATGCGGGAAATCGCCGATCCTTTGTTGCAGGACCGGATGCACGATCTCGAAGATCTCGCCAACCGGCTGATCCGCACGGTTTCCGGCCAACTCGGCACAGCGGCCCAGAAGGGGCTGACGCGCGATTCGATCCTTGTCGCCAAGAACCTCGGCCCGGCAGAACTGCTGGAATACGACAAGCGGCGGCTGAAAGGGGTGGTGCTGGAAGAAGGCTCGCTCACCGCGCATGTGGTAATCGTGGCGCGGGCGATGGGGGTGCCGGTGGTCGGCCGTATCCGCAATCTGCGCGGGCAAGTGCGCGATGGCGATATGGTGCTGGTGGATGGCGATGCCGGCAAGGTGACGCTGCGACCCGGCCAGAGTGTGCTGTCCACCTTCGAAACGCGCTTCCTGCGCAGCCGCGAGAAGCAGGCCGCCTATGCGGAAATGCGCGATGTCGAGCCTTTCACCCGCGATGGCGAACGCATCCAGGTGATGATGAACGCCGGTCTGAGAGACGATCTGGCGATGCTGGCGATGACCGGGGCGGACGGCATTGGACTTTATCGTACCGAATTCCAGT includes the following:
- the ptsP gene encoding phosphoenolpyruvate--protein phosphotransferase, yielding MTAATAARSILKSLHEVMASRTHAQAKLNQVVETIGEALDSEVCSVYLLREGMLELYATRGLNQAAVHVTRLGVGEGLTGTIAQNIETLNLDEATAHPEFQYRPETGEEKFHSFAGVPIVRRERAIGVLTVQHVESRRYEEVEIEALQTVAMVLAELIYSAGLVDGEVLNGAASEALTGQLVCDGLKLVAGLAIGEAVFHQPRIQIEQTVAEDTEAERQRVYLAFDKMREQIDNMANLAEFGAGEEHEQVLATYKMFAYDEGWSRRINEAIDSGLTAEAAIERVQQRTRMRMREIADPLLQDRMHDLEDLANRLIRTVSGQLGTAAQKGLTRDSILVAKNLGPAELLEYDKRRLKGVVLEEGSLTAHVVIVARAMGVPVVGRIRNLRGQVRDGDMVLVDGDAGKVTLRPGQSVLSTFETRFLRSREKQAAYAEMRDVEPFTRDGERIQVMMNAGLRDDLAMLAMTGADGIGLYRTEFQFLVSSALPAREKQARLYREVLDAAKGKKVIFRTVDIGGDKSLPYISSASAQEDENPAMGWRALRLALEREGLMKAQARALLEGAAGRELNVMFPMVSEPWEFDAAKAVFDGQLAWMKERRRQLPSAIRYGVMLEVPSLAETLDLLLPRLSFISIGTNDLTQFLFAADRANPMLAERYDWVSPSILRFLARVVQNCVGHPVDLGVCGEMGGRRLEALALIGLGIRRLSITPAGVGPIKELVRKVDTREIGEAMRGWLASPPPNMRKALQDWAGERGIEVD